The Streptomyces puniciscabiei genomic interval CCGGTAAAGACCGATCGAGATAGCGCTCCTGACCGCCCGACCGGCGCGGTGGGACCACCAGGCGGCGGGCCAGCGCGCCGGCCGCCTCGTTGCCGTGGTCCGTCCGCACGATGTGGAGACAGAGATCGATTCCGGCCGCCGTACCGGCCGATGTCAGGACGTCGCCGTCGTCCACGAAGAGTTCGCGTGGATCGACGTGTACCGACGGATAGCGCTTGGCCAGCGTCGGCGCGTACATCCAGTGGGTCGTCGCCGGGCGGCCGTCCAGCAGGCCCGCCGCCGCGAGGACGAAGGCGCCGGTGCACAGCCCGACGATGCGGGCACCCTCCTCGTGCGCCCGGCGCAGCGCGTCGAGCGCCTCCTCCGGTGGCGGCGCGGTGATCGACCGCCAGGCCGGTACGACGACCGTCCCGGCGCGGGTGATCGCCTCCAGTCCATGCGGCGCGGTGAGTTCCAGGCCCCCTGTGGTCCGCAGCGGGCCCTCCTCGCCGGCGCAGACCAGCAGTCGGTAGCGCGGCACGCCGGCGTCCTGGCGGTCTATGCCGAACACCGACAGCGGTATGGAACTCTCGAAGATGGGGCCGCCGCTGAACAGCAGCACCGCGACGATCTCCTTGCGGCGTCGCCCGGAGAGTTTCCGGGCCGCGGCTTCCGGCGCGGCAGTGGAGTCGTGGCTCATACTGCTAAGCCCCCCTCGGTGGTCGCGGCTCCTCGGTTGTGTCGCTCCTGCACGTTTCCCCTCGGTCCTGCACGAGTCCCCCGCCGTAAAGACAGTCAAGATCGAATCTACTGGTTCCCGCGGTCTGACGGTGACCAGTTCCACACGCCCGAGATTGTCGACATGACAACTTGGCGTGAAGCATTCGATCACGAAGCGTTGCACTCGCGGAGCGCGCAGGGAAGTGCGCCTTGTCGCAGTGGCCAAACCGCGTAGGGTGCGCATCCGCCCGTGGACCCTTTCCGTGCAGGTCGAACGGGGGTTGGAGGGTGGTCGGGGCCCCTCTTCGCCGATATTCAGAAGTTGGCTGAAAAGAAGCGTTCGGGGGTGCGAAAACAGGTCAGTCGACCGGTGTCCGCCGACGGGTGTGACGTCCTCGTCTTTGCTTCGGGCAACGCTCGCCGTCCCACCCGTACCGCTGGGCACACCACTCCGACCGGCGCAGCAGGAAGCGGCACACGGCCGTGACGGCGGCCAGGCTCAGCGCAGCGCCCGCCGCGCCGGCCAGCGAGGTGCCGTACCAGACCAGGACCAGGGGGACGAGTACGCAGCTGAAGGCGGCCCAGCGGATCAGATCGCTCACGGTGTCCGGCGCGGGGTGCGGCTCGGGGGCGGATCGGCGTCCGGACATCACTCGTACTCCCTGTGGCGGTGGCTCACGGGGATCAACGCGTGTTCGAGCGGTCGGTCACCGGCCGTCACATCTGTTCATCCTGTGCAAACAGCCTGTACGTGGCAGCAACCATTGCGTTACGGGCGCCGCTCGTGCATGCTCCGGTGAACCCCTACGGACGTCGGGGGACCGCTTACGGAGCGTGCGCGGGATCTGGGCTCGGGAGGCGTGCCGCCGTACCCTTGAGGGTATGGGGTTGGGAAGATGTTTCCCGGACACAGCTCCGCCGCACACTGTCGTCCCACCCATAAAGGATCACAACGCCGAGACAGCCATGGCCGGTCACGAATTCTTCGAACCCGCGGACCGCAAGCGGCCGGTCGCCGACCCCACGGCGGCCGATCCCCTGGCGGCGGAAGAGCCACGCCCCGTCTGCGACCCAGCCTTCCGGCACGGAGTCGTCGTCGGCTTCGACGGTTCCACCTCCAGTGAGCGTGCCCTCGCCTACGCCATCGGCATGGCCCACCGCTCGCACTCGGGCCTGATCATCGTCCATGTCGCCAACCGGCTGCCCACCACCGTGTGGGCCGGCTGCGAGCCGCCCGTCTTCGTGGACGTGCCGGACCATCGCACCGAGGTCCTCGGCCTCGAACTGGCGTGCGCGGACTACCTGGCCGAGGTGCCGTGGATCCTGGTCGAGCGGGGCGGTGACATCTGCCACGAACTCGAAGAGGTGGGGCGGGAGTACGAGGCGGACGCGATCGTCGTCGGCTCCACGCACGGCATCGTCGGCCGCATCTTCGGCTCCGTCGCGGGACGGCTCGCCAAGCGGGCGCGGCGGCCCGTGATCGTCATTCCCTGACCGTCGTCCCCGGCGTATCCCAACTCCCTTTGTGCAGCGCGAAACTACTCGCGCGTAGAGGTGGTTTGTGCCCTTGTGAAGGGCATATATCGGTCACCGCGCAACAGCACAGCATGAAGGGAGCCCGCCGTGGACAACGGAAGTACTACGGTGGTCGGCCGACTCGCCCTGGGAATCACCCTGTTGGCGTTCGGTCTCGGTACGACAGGCGTGATCCACGGTGTGGCCGCGTCCGATGCCGTGTCAGTGGCCCACTACGTGGGTGGAGTTGCTCTGTTCCTGGTCGGCCTGCTGGCCTTCCGCGGCGGCGACGGCGTTTCCGGCACGGGCTTCGCGGCCCTCGGCGCGCTGTGGTTCACCTGGGCGGTGGGCGGTCACTCCTCCGCCAACGCGGCCGGGCTCTTCCTGCTCCTCTTCGCCCTGGTGGCGCTCACCCTGACCGTCGCCGGCGGGGACAGCCTCGGTCAGGTCATGCACGGGCTGCTGTTCCTGGCGATGCTGGTGCTGGCCGTCGCGGCCTTCGCCGACAGTTCCTCTTTGGCCAAGGTCGGCGGCTGGGTGGCTGCTGTGTCCGGCGCGGTGGCTTGGTACGCCGCGACGGCCGCGCTCGCGCACTGGCCGACGGCGCTTCCTGGTCGTGCTGCGGGCCGGGGGGTGACGGCCGCCGGCTGATCCGAGCAGCACTGAAGGGACCCCCACGTGTTTGGTGGCACACGTGGGGTCCCCTTTTTGTGCCTGAACCGGCGCCGCTCTCGCGGACGTGGTTGCTCGCCGCGGGGGTTGCTCAATTGTCGCTTCGGCGGTCGCGTGAACCTACTCCACCGTCACCGATTTGGCGAGGTTGCGGGGCTTGTCGATGTCCCGGCCCAGGGCCTTCGCCGTGTGGTACGCGAGGAGCTGGAGCGGGATGCCCATCAGGATGGGGTCGAGTTCGTCCTCGTTCTTCGGCACGACGATCGTCTGGTCGGCCTTCTCCTGGTGCTGGTGGGCCACCGCGAGGATCTTGCCGCTGCGGGCCTTGATCTCCTCCAGTGCCGCGCGGTTCTTCTCCAGCAGGTCGTCGTCGGGGACGATCGCGACCGTGGGCAGGGCCGGCTCGATCAGGGCCAGCGGGCCGTGCTTCAGCTCGGAGGCCGGGTAGGCCTCGGCGTGGATGTAGGAGACCTCCTTGAGCTTCAGGGAGGCCTCGCGGGCCACCGGATAGCCCCGCACGCGGCCGATGAAGAGCATCGAGCGGGCGTCGGCGTACAGCTCCGCCAGCTCCTTGATCTGCTCCTCCTGCTTGAGGATCTCGGTGATCTGCTCGGGCAGCTTGCGCAGGCCCTCGATGATCCGCTTGCCG includes:
- a CDS encoding universal stress protein — encoded protein: MAGHEFFEPADRKRPVADPTAADPLAAEEPRPVCDPAFRHGVVVGFDGSTSSERALAYAIGMAHRSHSGLIIVHVANRLPTTVWAGCEPPVFVDVPDHRTEVLGLELACADYLAEVPWILVERGGDICHELEEVGREYEADAIVVGSTHGIVGRIFGSVAGRLAKRARRPVIVIP
- a CDS encoding GPR1/FUN34/YaaH family transporter; its protein translation is MDNGSTTVVGRLALGITLLAFGLGTTGVIHGVAASDAVSVAHYVGGVALFLVGLLAFRGGDGVSGTGFAALGALWFTWAVGGHSSANAAGLFLLLFALVALTLTVAGGDSLGQVMHGLLFLAMLVLAVAAFADSSSLAKVGGWVAAVSGAVAWYAATAALAHWPTALPGRAAGRGVTAAG
- a CDS encoding helix-turn-helix domain-containing protein, translated to MSHDSTAAPEAAARKLSGRRRKEIVAVLLFSGGPIFESSIPLSVFGIDRQDAGVPRYRLLVCAGEEGPLRTTGGLELTAPHGLEAITRAGTVVVPAWRSITAPPPEEALDALRRAHEEGARIVGLCTGAFVLAAAGLLDGRPATTHWMYAPTLAKRYPSVHVDPRELFVDDGDVLTSAGTAAGIDLCLHIVRTDHGNEAAGALARRLVVPPRRSGGQERYLDRSLPEEIGADPLAEVVAWALEHLHEQFDVETLAARAYMSRRTFDRRFRSLTGSAPLQWLITQRVLQAQRLLETSDYSVDEVAGRCGFRSPVALRGHFRRQLGSSPAAYRAAYRARRPQGDRPADAEPPLLPSGQPVTGLTGPGPVGHAPVLHPDRDSGVPMQSRRTAAGAVGLLPGPRAGS